CGCCGGCTGTACAGGCGCGTGGCGCCGCTCGGGACGCGGCCGCactccagctgctccgcggcGTCCGGACGCCTCGCTCCCACGTCGGGACCCGCGCGCCGCGCGTCCGGAGAGACCGCACTGTTGTCTCCCATCTCCAATGAAGGCGAGTCTGGAGGTGACCGACTCAAACAGAGGCTCGTTAAAGTCACTTCTGCTGCAAAATCCTCCACTCAGACTCGAGTCTCCCGTTCGACCCGCGACTCATCGAAGGCGGCGTTAATTCGCAGGAACTCGCGCTCCACAAGTTCACTCAGCACTTGAGCTGCGCGCGAGGTCTCCTTTTATTAGACGCTGCCCCCCAGCTGACCGGACTCTTACTCCACCTCGCTGCCGAGATAAGGAGCGGACCGGACCTGTTATCTGGGAGCCGCAGCGCAAACAACTGTTTTCATTGATGTTAGGGTTGACTTTTTCCCCGTCACTAGTTAAATCTCTGCAGAGGGAAGAATGAGCGCATGGATCCTCTGATGCCTGTACTCACTTTGAAATGCAGAGTTATTAATAAGACCGCTGCAAAGTGCCTAATAAAAAAATCCCCAATAGTTTGAAAGTCCCTGTGTGAATAGACGTGTGGATGCACAGGGTTAATCCAAGGTTTGCATGTAAAAACATGGTTTTCTATGAGTTAATGTGGCCACAAGATGCCACCGTTGGCCACATTTCTGTCCTAAAACACAACAGCGACACATTTTCCTTCTCTAGGACGCCAGAAAAATCCAATGAAAaagaaactaaacatttatttcttaAGAAAGTACAAAATGGGATTTTGTGATAGCTTATATGCTCATATAACATCATATACAAAAGCATAAGACATAATTGGTAGCAATATGGTAACTAAAAAAATCAAGGTACAATGTAAACAGTCCAAATATATAAATGTGCATAAATGACGCCTGCGCCAAAATAtaggaggaaaggaaagaatGAATGGCTCTGCACCACAAGAAACGTGTGTGAAGACGGTTAATATGAAGTAAAAAGCTTCTGTGTCCTTAAATGGGAACAGTTGCCTCAAAAAACGGGGAGTTCCTCTTTTTGGTGGTAGGATGTGATGTTGCATTCCAGCTCCTGTGCTTTTAATGTTAAAGCAAAAGCTGGATTTGATGAAATGTAGCAGAGTTTGGGCTTTTAAATTGTAAAAAGCTTTGAAAGTGAAATGTTCAGAACCGGTCCAGGATCCGAACTTCATACTGGATGGTTGGGGCTGTGGTGATGGGGAACACCCAGCAGAGCCGTGTTCAGTCCACTGGTCCACTGGACACGCGGTCCGGGCCGGTTCTCCGGTCCAACGCTAAGTGCTGCTCGTGTGTGCTTCCTGTGGAACCCGGCGCCTTCActtggcctccagctgctgcagcagagggtCGGCCTCGCCCTCCGGGGTCTTGACGCTGTCCGTCCGGACGATGCACGTGGGCCGGTGGCGGTTGAGCATGAGAATCAGCTGCTGGCGCTCGAGCTTCAGCTCCTCGATCTGGGCTTTGAGGTCAGAGTTCAGCATCTCTAGTCGCTCTGATTCCTGTGGGCCAAGAAAAGCAGTGAAAGAAGTAACACTTATAGAGCGTTCTGTCATTGCTTTCACAAAACGTCAATAGCATCAATAAGTCACCTTTTGTAGATAATctgttctctctttctttttgtttcgaCATCGAGCTGCGGccactttgtttttctctcgCCGTCGttttctcctttcttcctcttcatctctctgaagaacacacacataAGAATAGTACATAAACAGACAGTCGCATGTTTGAGCCGAGTGCAGCAGGACATCGCTGCATTCATTCTGATCTAATTTACGGTTAAAAACCAGGAGATTTCTGAGTGTAATgataaataaaactaatatcAGCCGCACACCCCAGTCTGTCCACTAGGGGGCCCTCCTGACTAAGCTATGATCCAACAATCAGGTACTGGAATATAAGACCAGATTAAAGTACCTGTAACCAATAAAAATTACACTTTATGTGTATTTTGAGAAATTAGTGCTATATTTAGTAGTGCTTCCTACTACATCATATCACAGTGAACGGCCCCATCCGGTGCTGTACCTCTGTTTTGATGACTAGGGGTCTTTTCCCCAGACTGTCCAGGAAGTGCAGCGGTGACAGCATCGTCCCAAACTCCTGCAGCTCGCCGAACCTCAGCTTGTCCGTCAGCGTGGTGGCTGCGATCCCGGCCAGCGGGCCCAGGCTGGGCAGGGAGCCTGCCGTCACCGACGGGTCTGGGATGCGTCCTGGCATCGCGTCAGACTCGGCCGTGACCACAGCTGCGGCGGGAGGGAAGAACGGGAGACGGGTCAGGCGGCTGCTGGAGCGAGGAGAACCGGGTCGTCGCTACGCGCTGATGGGGATACAGGAACCTGCAGCCGGTCCGGTCTGTGCTGCGGTCTGCAGCCAGACTCACCTCACTGCCAGACAGATGCTGAGACCACTGTCATTAGTTTAATACGCTGCCTCTCCAGTGAAGCTA
Above is a window of Betta splendens chromosome 22, fBetSpl5.4, whole genome shotgun sequence DNA encoding:
- the jdp2a gene encoding jun dimerization protein 2, producing the protein MQRFPLFKIYSRPSPEQKKGHLLHLGSKSAVVTAESDAMPGRIPDPSVTAGSLPSLGPLAGIAATTLTDKLRFGELQEFGTMLSPLHFLDSLGKRPLVIKTERDEEEERRKRRREKNKVAAARCRNKKKERTDYLQKESERLEMLNSDLKAQIEELKLERQQLILMLNRHRPTCIVRTDSVKTPEGEADPLLQQLEAK